One part of the Mesorhizobium sp. M4B.F.Ca.ET.058.02.1.1 genome encodes these proteins:
- a CDS encoding ActS/PrrB/RegB family redox-sensitive histidine kinase, whose translation MINILRSPDFQQSQRLRLNTLIRLRWLAIVGQSLTVLVVAYGLKFPLSVSMCFALIACSAWMNLWLTFRYPAAHRLTPLSAFAILTVDSLQLAGLLYMTGGLTNPFSVLLSVPVVISAASLPLRLTAVLGALVMVAATLLGFFHQPLPWYEGAPLEMPFIYVAGMWMAVFASIAFTAIYAFRVAEEARLLANALAATELVLQREQHLSALDGLAAAAAHELGTPLATITLVAKEMEKALGEDMKFAEDVKLLRSQSERCREILKRLTSLSSEGEAHLSRLPLTSLVEEVTAPHRDFGISIKLRPGERIGPEPVGRRNPGVIYGLGNLVENAVDFARKTVTVSWSWDDAEVIFSIIDDGPGFPPEIIDRIGEPYMSTRQGTEAGGGLGLGLFIAKTLLERSGATLDFRNSSGLGEGAVVQISWPRGVFLNPESSSSMFDTA comes from the coding sequence ATGATCAACATCCTGCGCTCACCGGACTTCCAGCAAAGCCAGAGGCTGCGGCTCAACACGCTGATCCGGCTACGCTGGCTGGCCATCGTCGGCCAGAGCCTGACGGTGCTCGTCGTCGCCTATGGGCTGAAATTCCCGTTGTCCGTCAGCATGTGCTTCGCGCTGATCGCCTGTTCGGCTTGGATGAACCTGTGGCTGACCTTCCGCTACCCGGCGGCGCACCGGCTCACCCCGCTCTCGGCGTTCGCCATCCTGACCGTCGACAGCCTGCAGCTGGCCGGCCTGCTCTACATGACCGGCGGTCTCACCAACCCGTTCTCGGTGCTGCTCAGCGTACCCGTCGTCATCTCGGCGGCGTCGCTGCCGCTGCGCCTCACCGCGGTGCTGGGGGCGCTGGTCATGGTGGCGGCCACGCTTCTGGGCTTCTTCCATCAGCCGCTGCCCTGGTACGAGGGCGCGCCCCTGGAAATGCCCTTCATCTATGTCGCCGGCATGTGGATGGCGGTGTTCGCCTCGATCGCCTTCACCGCCATCTACGCCTTCCGCGTCGCCGAGGAAGCGCGCCTGCTTGCCAACGCGCTCGCCGCCACCGAGTTGGTGTTGCAGCGCGAGCAGCATCTGTCGGCACTGGACGGGCTCGCCGCCGCCGCGGCGCATGAGCTCGGCACGCCGCTTGCCACCATCACGCTGGTCGCCAAGGAAATGGAGAAGGCGCTCGGTGAGGACATGAAATTTGCCGAGGACGTGAAGCTGCTGCGCTCGCAGAGCGAGCGCTGCCGCGAGATCCTGAAGCGGCTGACCAGCCTGTCCTCCGAGGGCGAGGCGCATCTGTCGCGTCTGCCGCTGACTTCGCTGGTGGAGGAGGTGACGGCCCCGCACCGCGATTTCGGCATATCAATCAAGCTGCGGCCCGGCGAGCGCATCGGCCCCGAGCCGGTCGGGCGGCGCAATCCAGGTGTCATCTACGGCCTTGGCAATCTGGTCGAGAACGCCGTCGACTTCGCCCGCAAGACCGTCACCGTCAGCTGGAGCTGGGACGACGCCGAAGTTATCTTTTCGATAATCGATGACGGGCCGGGCTTCCCGCCGGAGATCATCGACCGCATCGGCGAACCCTATATGTCGACGCGGCAAGGCACCGAAGCCGGCGGCGGCCTCGGGCTCGGCCTGTTCATAGCCAAGACCTTGCTGGAGCGCTCCGGCGCAACGCTGGATTTCCGTAATTCGAGCGGGTTGGGCGAGGGCGCCGTGGTGCAGATATCCTGGCCGCGCGGCGTCTTTCTCAACCCCGAATCGTCTTCGAGCATGTTCGACACCGCCTGA